Proteins from a single region of Catenulispora acidiphila DSM 44928:
- a CDS encoding LysR family transcriptional regulator, translated as MELRQLEYFVAVAEELHFGRAAERLHIGQPAVSQQLRRLERELDAELFDRSPRHVRLTPAGEALLPQARDVLAAVARARSAVAEAAGARPAPLRIGTSSGLGERLEMVLDELLRLAPDLPVELVMAGPTPDRLDRVADGSLDAAFVRGAVPDEGRGLRVVQLWRDEVVAAVPARHAIAQAPYATFAALAPLGLRLTERRNNPALVDLIVGAFHAAGCEPASSNPYTRLADTLAAIGADGGSYTVMYAARAEQIRNRRVAFLPFEPPGLGLMTHLVVSRSRPTPHFSLLMQACELAMSGDIASSDDVSSDNASSRDASSGDQES; from the coding sequence ATGGAACTGCGCCAGCTCGAGTACTTCGTCGCCGTCGCCGAGGAGCTGCACTTCGGCCGCGCCGCCGAGCGCCTGCACATCGGCCAGCCGGCGGTCAGCCAGCAGCTGCGGCGCCTGGAGCGCGAGCTGGACGCCGAACTCTTCGACCGCTCGCCGCGCCACGTGCGCCTCACCCCGGCCGGCGAAGCGCTGCTGCCGCAGGCGCGCGACGTGCTCGCGGCCGTGGCGCGGGCCCGGTCCGCCGTGGCCGAGGCCGCCGGCGCGCGCCCGGCGCCGCTGCGCATCGGGACCAGCTCCGGGCTGGGGGAGCGGCTGGAGATGGTCCTGGACGAGCTGCTGCGCCTGGCGCCGGACCTGCCGGTCGAGCTGGTGATGGCCGGGCCCACGCCCGATCGGCTGGACCGGGTCGCCGACGGCAGCCTGGACGCGGCGTTCGTGCGCGGCGCCGTGCCCGACGAGGGACGCGGCTTGCGTGTGGTGCAGTTGTGGCGCGACGAGGTGGTGGCTGCCGTACCCGCGCGGCATGCGATCGCGCAGGCGCCCTACGCCACCTTCGCCGCCCTCGCCCCGCTCGGCCTGCGCCTGACCGAGCGCCGCAACAACCCGGCGCTGGTCGACCTGATCGTCGGCGCCTTCCACGCCGCGGGCTGCGAACCCGCGTCGTCGAACCCTTACACCCGGCTCGCCGACACCCTCGCCGCGATCGGCGCCGACGGCGGCAGCTACACCGTGATGTACGCCGCGCGCGCCGAGCAGATCCGCAACCGGCGCGTCGCTTTCCTGCCGTTCGAGCCGCCGGGACTGGGACTGATGACGCATCTGGTGGTCAGCCGCTCGCGCCCCACGCCGCATTTCAGCCTGCTGATGCAGGCCTGCGAGCTCGCGATGTCCGGCGACATCGCCTCCTCCGACGATGTTTCCTCCGACAATGCCTCCTCCCGCGATGCCTCCTCCGGCGATCAGGAATCGTGA
- a CDS encoding glycoside hydrolase family 13 protein translates to MSNWWRDAVIYQVYIRSFADGNGDGVGDVAGLRSRLPYLAALGVDALWLNPWYASPQVDAGYDVSDYRRLDPLFGTLEDARGLIADAHAHGLRLILDIVPNHTSDQHPWFQDALAASQGSESQGSGSQGSEARARYHFRPGRGVDGAEPPTDWPSIFGGPAWTRTVDADGKPGDWYLHLFAPEQPDLNWTNAEVRREFEDILRFWLDLGVDGFRIDVAHGLTKDPAFPDLAARAAGGMLDGVAADHPYFDRDTTLAIYEEWRRVADSYEGERVFVAEAWVADAARVARYLTPARLHTAFNFGLLGCPWDAAALRAEIDATLGVLAAVGAPATWVLSNHDVIRHATRYGRAKTSLADARRLYGTPVDHALGERRARAAMQLINALPGGTYVYQGEELGLPEVEDLPPSVWQDPNRRYADHDGPVRDGCRVPLPWSGDTAPFGFSPEGATAEPWLPQPQEWKDRTAAAEEQDPHSTLSHYRTLLRTRREWLDRGLGDGAAPEWLKAPADVLAFRRGEVVCYVNLSEAEVELPAGYRVLVASEPVDGALLPVDVAVWLVAE, encoded by the coding sequence ATGAGCAATTGGTGGCGTGACGCTGTCATCTACCAGGTCTACATACGCAGCTTCGCCGACGGAAACGGCGACGGGGTCGGGGACGTCGCGGGACTGCGGTCGCGGCTGCCGTACCTGGCGGCGCTCGGGGTGGACGCGTTGTGGCTGAACCCTTGGTATGCCTCACCGCAAGTGGATGCGGGGTACGACGTCAGCGACTACCGGCGGCTGGATCCGTTGTTCGGGACGTTGGAGGATGCCAGAGGGCTGATCGCCGACGCGCACGCGCACGGGCTGCGGCTGATCCTGGACATCGTTCCGAACCACACTTCGGATCAGCATCCTTGGTTCCAGGACGCGCTGGCCGCTTCGCAGGGTTCTGAGTCACAGGGTTCTGGGTCACAGGGTTCCGAGGCACGGGCGCGGTACCACTTCCGCCCGGGGCGGGGCGTGGACGGGGCGGAGCCGCCGACGGACTGGCCGTCGATCTTCGGCGGTCCGGCGTGGACCCGGACGGTGGACGCCGACGGGAAGCCCGGGGACTGGTATCTGCACTTGTTCGCGCCGGAGCAGCCGGACCTGAACTGGACGAACGCCGAGGTGCGGCGCGAGTTCGAGGACATATTGCGGTTCTGGCTGGACCTGGGTGTCGACGGGTTCCGGATCGACGTCGCGCACGGACTGACGAAGGACCCTGCGTTCCCGGATCTGGCTGCGCGCGCCGCCGGGGGGATGCTGGACGGGGTGGCGGCGGACCATCCGTACTTCGACCGGGACACGACGCTGGCGATCTATGAGGAGTGGCGCCGGGTCGCGGATTCCTACGAGGGCGAGCGGGTTTTCGTCGCCGAGGCGTGGGTCGCGGACGCGGCGCGGGTGGCGCGGTATCTGACGCCGGCGCGGCTGCACACGGCGTTCAACTTCGGCCTGCTGGGCTGCCCGTGGGACGCCGCGGCGCTGCGTGCGGAGATCGACGCGACGCTGGGCGTGCTGGCGGCGGTCGGCGCGCCGGCGACCTGGGTGCTGTCCAACCACGACGTGATCCGCCACGCGACGCGCTACGGCCGCGCCAAGACCTCGCTGGCCGACGCACGCCGCCTGTACGGCACGCCGGTGGACCATGCGCTCGGCGAGCGCCGGGCGCGCGCGGCGATGCAGCTGATCAACGCGCTGCCCGGCGGCACGTATGTGTACCAGGGCGAGGAGCTGGGCCTGCCGGAGGTCGAGGACCTACCGCCCTCGGTCTGGCAGGACCCGAACCGCCGCTACGCGGACCACGACGGCCCGGTGCGCGACGGCTGCCGCGTGCCGCTGCCGTGGTCGGGCGACACGGCGCCGTTCGGCTTCTCGCCGGAGGGCGCGACGGCGGAGCCCTGGCTACCGCAACCGCAGGAGTGGAAGGACCGCACCGCCGCAGCCGAGGAGCAGGACCCGCACTCGACCCTGTCGCACTACCGCACCCTGCTGCGCACCCGCCGCGAGTGGCTCGACCGCGGCCTCGGCGACGGCGCGGCGCCGGAGTGGCTCAAGGCACCGGCGGACGTGCTGGCGTTCCGGCGCGGCGAGGTGGTGTGTTACGTGAACCTGTCGGAGGCCGAGGTGGAGTTGCCGGCGGGGTACCGGGTGCTGGTCGCCTCGGAGCCGGTGGACGGGGCGCTGCTGCCGGTGGATGTGGCGGTGTGGTTGGTGGCGGAGTAG
- a CDS encoding DUF6801 domain-containing protein, translating into MTVVAVAAVGAAGLARPVASQASDSSATLRYHCGFPVIGVQSVVAEVAWTIPPTVQVGQPMASSVLSVRATIPPQVVLTLRLRGAASLSGTADIDSAINAPQGVVADKATLTVPKVSVPALGSMTVSASGKTPPVSLSQAGSAHFDAGAIAMHLRGYTVGGSPEAPFDVDCTLDRGQSDVVATFEIAAAAPTSSATSSSVAQTPTSSISSTAQQPAASSASSSGGAAVVSSSAAATVPTRRESVPSASSVEAIAPLTTSDSAATGSAVPTDSVPAAAEHATSGTDAAASPTADKGAAVTDWLIVACALLAAGGAGVFTTSRLKKRQNIT; encoded by the coding sequence GTGACGGTGGTCGCCGTGGCGGCCGTGGGAGCGGCGGGTCTTGCCAGACCGGTTGCGTCGCAGGCCTCGGATTCATCCGCCACATTGCGATATCACTGCGGCTTCCCGGTCATCGGGGTGCAGTCGGTGGTCGCCGAGGTCGCGTGGACCATCCCGCCGACCGTCCAGGTGGGGCAGCCGATGGCGAGTTCGGTACTCTCAGTGCGGGCGACGATTCCGCCACAGGTCGTGCTGACCCTGAGGCTCCGCGGGGCGGCCAGCCTCAGCGGTACCGCCGACATCGACAGCGCCATCAACGCGCCGCAAGGTGTCGTCGCGGACAAGGCCACGTTGACCGTGCCCAAGGTGAGCGTTCCAGCGTTGGGATCGATGACGGTCTCGGCCAGCGGGAAGACTCCCCCGGTCAGCCTGAGTCAGGCGGGCTCGGCGCACTTCGACGCCGGCGCGATCGCGATGCATCTGCGGGGATACACCGTCGGCGGTTCCCCCGAAGCGCCCTTCGACGTCGACTGCACGCTCGATCGCGGACAGAGCGACGTCGTGGCGACGTTCGAGATCGCGGCGGCTGCCCCGACCTCCAGCGCGACGTCGAGCTCGGTGGCGCAGACGCCGACTTCGAGCATCAGCTCAACGGCTCAGCAGCCTGCGGCGAGCAGCGCATCATCGTCCGGCGGCGCGGCTGTCGTGTCTTCGAGTGCCGCTGCGACGGTGCCCACGCGGCGTGAGAGCGTGCCGTCCGCTTCCAGCGTGGAGGCGATCGCGCCGCTGACGACGTCGGATTCCGCTGCGACCGGCTCTGCCGTACCGACTGATTCCGTCCCCGCCGCCGCGGAGCACGCGACGAGCGGCACCGACGCCGCAGCTTCCCCTACCGCCGACAAGGGCGCGGCCGTCACCGATTGGCTGATCGTGGCGTGCGCTCTGCTGGCGGCTGGTGGCGCCGGGGTATTCACGACGTCGCGGTTGAAGAAGCGGCAAAACATCACGTAA
- a CDS encoding alpha/beta fold hydrolase yields MSYADVNGLSMYYREHGDAPVTEDNPALVLLHGGLSGSDDFAALVPELSAHRRVITADLQGHSHTADVDRPIRVETIGDDVAALIKHLELGKADVMGYSFGGGAALRCAIQHPDAVRKLIVVSFPFRQDGFFEDVRAQQRQMSPESAAFMKQTPAWELYERTAPRPEDFPQLVGKMGEWLQQPFDYSEEIRGLQVPTQLIFADADMYSMQHICDFWALLGGGQRDAGWDGAARPGAHQLAVLPDTTHYAISSSPALAGTAERFLR; encoded by the coding sequence ATGAGCTACGCCGACGTCAACGGCCTGTCGATGTACTACCGGGAGCACGGGGACGCCCCGGTCACCGAGGACAACCCGGCGCTAGTGCTGCTGCACGGCGGGCTGTCGGGGTCCGACGATTTCGCCGCGCTCGTCCCGGAGCTGTCGGCGCACCGCCGGGTCATCACCGCGGACCTGCAGGGCCATTCGCACACCGCGGACGTCGACCGCCCGATCCGCGTGGAGACGATCGGCGACGACGTCGCGGCGCTGATCAAGCACCTCGAACTGGGCAAGGCGGACGTCATGGGCTACTCCTTCGGCGGCGGCGCGGCGCTGCGCTGCGCGATCCAGCACCCGGACGCGGTGCGCAAGCTGATCGTGGTGTCGTTCCCGTTCCGCCAGGACGGCTTCTTCGAAGACGTGCGTGCCCAGCAGCGGCAGATGTCGCCGGAGTCGGCGGCGTTCATGAAGCAGACACCGGCGTGGGAGCTCTACGAGCGCACCGCCCCGCGCCCGGAGGACTTCCCGCAGCTTGTCGGCAAGATGGGTGAGTGGTTGCAGCAGCCGTTCGACTATTCCGAGGAGATCCGCGGACTCCAGGTACCGACGCAGCTGATCTTCGCCGACGCCGACATGTACTCGATGCAGCACATCTGCGACTTCTGGGCGCTGCTCGGCGGCGGGCAGCGCGACGCGGGGTGGGACGGCGCGGCGCGTCCGGGGGCGCATCAGCTGGCGGTGCTGCCGGACACGACGCACTACGCGATCTCCTCCTCTCCGGCGCTGGCTGGGACGGCGGAGCGGTTCCTGCGTTAG
- a CDS encoding M55 family metallopeptidase, which produces MRIFISADMEGITGLVDADDVQPGGRDYERGRLAMTGDVNAAVRGALRAGATEIVVNDAHGPMRNLMTDTLHPAARLIRGKPKTMGMIEGLTGAHDALICVGYHARAGAHGVLSHSFMGHEIEDMWLDDRATGEIGLVHAAAAALGVRLAALTGDDAACAEATAWDASIATAPVKYVRSRFAAELRPENEARAAIEDTILAVLNEMPADDGEHTSSDAVSDAESTLAVRWQSSAVAETLLGIPGVTAVDPRTVQAVGTPPDLFRQFGVWMRVASALTNQAPYC; this is translated from the coding sequence ATGCGGATCTTCATCAGCGCGGACATGGAGGGGATCACCGGGCTCGTCGACGCCGACGACGTGCAGCCCGGCGGCCGCGACTACGAGCGCGGGCGGCTGGCGATGACCGGGGACGTCAACGCCGCCGTCCGCGGCGCGCTGCGGGCCGGCGCCACCGAGATCGTGGTGAACGACGCCCACGGACCCATGCGCAACCTGATGACCGACACCCTGCACCCCGCCGCCCGCCTGATCCGCGGCAAGCCCAAGACCATGGGCATGATCGAGGGCCTCACCGGCGCCCACGACGCCCTCATCTGCGTCGGCTACCACGCCCGCGCCGGCGCCCACGGCGTCCTGAGCCACAGCTTCATGGGCCACGAGATCGAGGACATGTGGCTCGACGACCGCGCCACCGGCGAGATCGGCCTGGTCCACGCCGCCGCCGCCGCGCTCGGCGTCCGCCTCGCCGCCCTCACCGGCGACGACGCCGCCTGCGCCGAGGCCACCGCCTGGGACGCGAGCATCGCCACCGCGCCGGTGAAGTACGTACGCAGCCGCTTCGCCGCCGAACTACGCCCCGAGAACGAGGCGCGGGCGGCGATCGAGGACACGATACTGGCGGTGCTCAACGAAATGCCTGCCGACGACGGCGAACACACGTCTTCCGATGCCGTTTCCGATGCTGAGTCCACGCTCGCCGTCCGCTGGCAGTCCTCGGCAGTAGCTGAGACTCTGCTCGGCATCCCCGGCGTGACCGCGGTCGACCCGCGCACAGTCCAAGCCGTCGGCACGCCCCCGGACCTGTTCCGCCAGTTCGGCGTATGGATGCGCGTCGCCTCGGCGCTGACGAACCAGGCTCCCTACTGCTGA
- a CDS encoding tautomerase family protein: protein MPSVTIQQMPKTAEQKRELVSRITDAMVDVYKAPAETVHVWFQEVTAEDYAAGGVVLADKLAKK, encoded by the coding sequence ATGCCGAGCGTCACCATCCAGCAGATGCCCAAGACCGCCGAGCAGAAGCGCGAGCTGGTCTCCCGCATCACCGACGCCATGGTCGACGTGTACAAGGCGCCGGCGGAGACCGTCCACGTCTGGTTCCAGGAAGTCACCGCCGAGGACTACGCGGCCGGGGGCGTGGTCCTGGCCGACAAGCTCGCCAAGAAGTAG
- a CDS encoding ATP-dependent DNA ligase, whose product MNLPVLPPVEPMLAKSAAKVPTGDYLYEPKWDGFRCIVFRDGDRVVLGSRGGKELGRYFPELVESLKEALPARCVVDGEIVVVVDSRLDFDRLSDRIHPAASRVKLLAERTPASFIGFDLLALGDRDLTAEPFADRRAALLSAVAKHEYVHVTRATDDPELAATWFQHFEGAGLDGVVAKPSQGAYTPGERSMVKIKHERTADVVVAGYRLHKTGPIVGSLMLGLYGEDGILNYVGGSSAFTMARRKELIDELAPYLLPEGESHPWVDAPDEGDGDSGSGSGSDSEHRRPGTLNRWNAGKDVSFIALRPELVCEVRYDQLQGDRFRHNGRFVRWRPDRDAASCSYEQLDVPAAYDLADVFGDAGQD is encoded by the coding sequence GTGAACCTGCCGGTGCTGCCCCCGGTCGAGCCGATGCTGGCCAAGTCCGCCGCGAAGGTCCCGACCGGCGACTACCTGTACGAGCCCAAGTGGGACGGCTTCCGCTGCATCGTCTTCCGCGACGGCGACCGGGTCGTGCTCGGCAGCCGCGGCGGCAAGGAGCTGGGGCGCTACTTCCCGGAGCTCGTCGAGTCTTTGAAGGAAGCGCTGCCGGCGCGCTGCGTCGTGGACGGCGAGATCGTGGTGGTCGTGGACAGCCGCCTGGACTTCGACCGGCTCAGCGACCGCATCCACCCCGCCGCCTCCCGGGTGAAGCTGCTCGCCGAGCGCACCCCGGCCTCCTTCATCGGCTTCGACCTGCTCGCGTTGGGCGACCGCGACCTGACCGCCGAGCCCTTCGCCGACCGCCGCGCCGCGTTGCTCAGCGCCGTCGCCAAGCACGAGTACGTGCACGTCACCCGCGCCACCGACGACCCGGAGCTGGCCGCGACCTGGTTCCAGCACTTCGAGGGCGCCGGCCTGGACGGCGTCGTCGCGAAGCCCTCGCAGGGTGCGTACACCCCCGGCGAGCGCAGCATGGTGAAGATCAAGCACGAGCGCACCGCCGACGTGGTCGTCGCCGGCTACCGCCTGCACAAAACCGGCCCGATCGTCGGCTCCCTGATGCTCGGTCTCTACGGCGAGGACGGCATCCTGAACTACGTCGGCGGCTCCAGCGCCTTCACCATGGCGCGCCGCAAGGAGCTGATCGACGAACTGGCGCCGTACCTGCTGCCCGAAGGCGAGTCGCACCCCTGGGTCGACGCCCCCGACGAAGGCGACGGCGACAGTGGCAGCGGCAGCGGCAGTGACAGCGAGCACCGCCGCCCCGGAACCCTGAACCGCTGGAACGCCGGCAAGGACGTCTCGTTCATCGCCCTGCGCCCCGAGCTGGTCTGCGAAGTGCGCTACGACCAGCTGCAGGGCGACCGGTTCCGGCACAACGGACGCTTCGTGCGATGGCGGCCGGACCGCGATGCCGCGTCGTGCTCCTACGAGCAGCTGGACGTGCCGGCCGCCTATGACCTGGCAGATGTCTTCGGCGACGCCGGGCAGGACTGA